AGGTCAATCCTTTCAATTTAATTGACGCAGTGCGTTCGCTGATGCCCTTCTTAACCGCCTCGCGGTTATAGGCGGCAATCACATCGCGGCGCTTGAGCATGCCCACAACCCAGGGGTCATCTTCCGATTCCACCACCGGAATCTCTTCAAATCCCTTGCCGTCGAAAAGGGTCATCGCATCGTAGAGGTTATCATCCGGCGTAAGCACTACGACCTTCCGGGCGCAGATATCCCCCACCCGCTTGTTCAAGCGCAGTTCCTCATCATGGAGAATGGTTTTGACATCCTGGAGGGAAACAATGCCGGTCATTCGGCCGGTTTCATCGATCACCGGAAAGTAGAAGCTGTCCTTGGTGATGCTGAAGATTGAAAGCAGCTGGTCGACATTTGCGTTTTCACTTACAAAATCCACATCCTCGGTAATCACTTTCCCCACTTTGATGGATTTCATCACCGCGGTTTCCCGGCCTTCATGAATATCAATTCCATCCCGCGAAAAATCAACCGTATCGATTGAATCGGCAAACAGGCGCCCGGCAACAACCGTACCGATGATGCTTGTAAGCATTATGGGAATGATGATCAGATAATTGCCGGTCATCTCAAAAAGAAGAAAAATCCCGGTGAGCGGCGCATGGGTCGCTGCGGCGAGAAAGGCGCCGATGCCCACCGCAGCATAGGCGCCGGGATTAGCTGTATACTCCGGGAGAATATTATGAGCGATGCTGCCAAAGGTGCCGCCGGTAACCGCCCCGATGAACAGGGCCGGAGCAAATACGCCACCTGCTCCCCCGGACCCCAGGGTGATTGAGGTTGCGAGAATTTTTAAGAATATGAGGAGAATCATCGTAATAATCACACCGTTTCCGGCAAGCACGTCTTCAATATAATGATAGCCGTCACCCATTACCTGCGGAAAAGCAATACCGATGGAACCCACCAGAAAAGCACCGACAATCGGCTTGAGCAACGGATGAATACCCAATTTGCTGAACTTGTCGCGCACCTCGTAAAAAAAACGGATATACATGACGGCAATGATACCGATTACCACACCCATCAGCATATACAGTGGAACTTCGACAATGGGATTTATCAGATGATAATCAGGGATGGGAAACGCCGGGCTTTCACCATAATACGCCCGCGAAACAACGGTGGCCATGGCCGATGAGATAACCAACGCGGCAAACGATGACAATTCAAAGGTCC
The nucleotide sequence above comes from Pseudomonadota bacterium. Encoded proteins:
- a CDS encoding chloride channel protein; translated protein: MRKRIKRLVPGENARMLAIAACIGLGAGFANILFRYVVEGVHELIFVRAHEFLRIDDGGWHGLLLPLIPMAGMVLLIPLALIFKTGVNGYGFPKFLRKVNLEGGYIRLRSIPLKILSTALTIGTGGSAGVEGPIAQVGGAIGAQFGQFSRVSGERMKVYIAAGCAGGVGAMFNAPIAGVFFASEIVLLGTFELSSFAALVISSAMATVVSRAYYGESPAFPIPDYHLINPIVEVPLYMLMGVVIGIIAVMYIRFFYEVRDKFSKLGIHPLLKPIVGAFLVGSIGIAFPQVMGDGYHYIEDVLAGNGVIITMILLIFLKILATSITLGSGGAGGVFAPALFIGAVTGGTFGSIAHNILPEYTANPGAYAAVGIGAFLAAATHAPLTGIFLLFEMTGNYLIIIPIMLTSIIGTVVAGRLFADSIDTVDFSRDGIDIHEGRETAVMKSIKVGKVITEDVDFVSENANVDQLLSIFSITKDSFYFPVIDETGRMTGIVSLQDVKTILHDEELRLNKRVGDICARKVVVLTPDDNLYDAMTLFDGKGFEEIPVVESEDDPWVVGMLKRRDVIAAYNREAVKKGISERTASIKLKGLT